The Salvia splendens isolate huo1 chromosome 21, SspV2, whole genome shotgun sequence genome includes a window with the following:
- the LOC121785448 gene encoding DEAD-box ATP-dependent RNA helicase 15-like produces MGETKETEAYEEELLDYEEEEEKAPDSVGAKLNGETVKKGYVGIHSSGFRDFLLKPELLRAIVDSGFEHPSEVQHECIPQAILGMDVICQAKSGMGKTAVFVLSTLQQIEPVAGQVAALVLCHTRELAYQICHEFERFSTYLPDIKVAVFYGGVNIRVHKDLLKNECPHIVVGTPGRILALARDKELSLRNVRHFILDECDKMLESLDMRRDVQEIFKMTPHDKQVMMFSATLSKEIRPVCKKFMQDPMEIYVDDEAKLTLHGLVQHYIKLSELEKNRKLNDLLDALDFNQVVIFVKSVTRAAELNKLLVECNFPSICIHSGMSQEERLTRYKSFKEGHKRILVATDLVGRGIDIERVNIVINYDMPDSADTYLHRVGRAGRFGTKGLAITFVASASDSDVLNQVQERFEVDIKELPEQIDTSTYMPS; encoded by the exons ATGGGCGAGACGAAGGAGACCGAAGCCTACGAGGAGGAGCTTCTCGACtacgaggaagaagaggagaaaGCACCTGATTCTGTCGGTGccaagctcaacggcgagaccGTGAAGAA GGGATATGTGGGGATCCACAGTTCAGGATTCAGGGACTTCCTCTTGAAACCAGAGCTTTTACGTGCTATTGTTGACTCTGGATTTGAACATCCATCAGAAG TTCAACATGAGTGTATTCCTCAAGCTATTCTGGGAATGGATGTCATCTGCCAAGCCAAATCTGGTATGGGGAAAACTGCTGTATTTGTTCTTTCAACATTACAGCAGATTGAACCAGTTGCAGGCCAAGTTGCTGCGCTTGTCCTGTGTCATACGAGGGAATTAGCTTACCAG ATTTGTCATGAGTTCGAGAGATTCAGCACATATTTACCAGATATCAAGGTAGCTGTTTTCTATGGTGGCGTGAACATCAGAGTGCACAAGGATCTTCTGAAGAATGAATGTCCTCACATTGTTGTTGGAACTCCGGGAAGGATACTTGCTCTGGCTAGAGACAAGGAACTTTCTCTGAGAAATGTGAGGCATTTCATACTGGATGAGTGTGACAAGATGCTCGAGTCTCTTG ATATGCGAAGGGATGTGCAGGAGATCTTCAAGATGACCCCTCATGACAAGCAAGTTATGATGTTTTCAGCTACTCTCAGCAAGGAGATTCGACCTGTTTGCAAGAAATTCATGCAAGAT CCAATGGAAATATATGTGGATGATGAAGCCAAGTTGACCCTTCATGGTCTTGTTCAG CACTACATCAAATTGAGTGAGCTAGAGAAAAATCGGAAGTTAAATGATCTGCTCGATGCCTTGGATTTCAATCAAGTGGTCATCTTTGTCAAAAGTGTCACCCGAGCTGCAGAGCTAAATAAGTTGCTCGTGGAGTGCAACTTCCCATCTATATGCATTCACTCTGGCATGTCCCAGGAAGAAAG ATTAACTCGGTACAAGAGTTTCAAAGAAGGCCATAAGAGGATTTTGGTAGCTACAGACTTGGTTGGCAGAGGAATCGACATTGAGCGAGTTAACATTGTGATCAACTATGATATGCCGGATTCCGCAGACACTTATCTGCACAGG GTTGGTAGAGCTGGGAGGTTTGGCACCAAAGGGCTGGCCATAACATTTGTTGCATCTGCATCTGATTCAGATGTTCTCAATCAA GTTCAGGAGAGATTTGAAGTTGATATTAAGGAGCTTCCTGAGCAAATCGATACATCGACATACA TGCCATCCTAA